In a single window of the Penaeus monodon isolate SGIC_2016 chromosome 3, NSTDA_Pmon_1, whole genome shotgun sequence genome:
- the LOC119597053 gene encoding macrophage mannose receptor 1-like: MLRFLLLLATTLSLTLCRGLPSKRIEEFVCPEGGWTLVETSCFLVSNASGNWYEGQSFCKGFEASLATVSSNAQQEALTAMLTGDTWIGLSDLQGEHTYSWDDGCSAEYFRWAEGEPSNSGSFWVFGDSEDCVEMRQVVGYLWNDAHCEDSKLFMCSRPADPAPTTTTTTTTTTTTPAPTCEEGWEIYGLSCYLVSENTASWTEAKDSCIGLGGVLASVTSEDEQAFVSGLLSRSAWIGLSDRNTENEFAWEDESQSNYTSWKEGEPNNHLAFLSFGVGEDCVELKKEYSYLWNDENCSANRAFVCERPAE; the protein is encoded by the exons ATGTTGCGATTCTTGCTTCTGCTGGCCACGACGCTCTCG TTGACGCTGTGCCGGGGTCTTCCCAGTAAGCGGATTGAGGAATTCGTGTGTCCTGAAGGCGGATGGACACTCGTGGAGACATCGTGCTTCTTGGTGTCCAACGCTTCCGGCAACTGGTACGAAGGACAAAGCTTCTGCAAGGGTTTCGAAGCCTCGCTCGCTACGGTGTCCAGTAATGCCCAGCAAGAAGCTCTCACAG CTATGCTGACTGGAGACACCTGGATCGGCCTCAGCGATCTCCAGGGGGAACACACGTATTCTTGGGACGATGGATGTTCAGCTGAGTACTTCAG GTGGGCGGAAGGTGAACCAAGCAACTCAGGAAGTTTCTGGGTCTTCGGTGATAGTGAAGACTGCGTCGAGATGCGGCAGGTGGTCGGGTATCTTTGGAATGATGCTCATTGCGAGGACTCCAAGCT ATTCATGTGTAGTCGCCCAGCTGATCCAGcgcccaccaccacaaccaccactacAACAACTACCACCACTCCAGCACCCACCTGTGAGGAAGGATGGGAGATTTACGGCCTGTCTTGTTATCTGGTGAGTGAAAATACGGCGTCATGGACTGAGGCGAAAGACAGCTGCATTGGTCTCGGAGGCGTGCTGGCCTCCGTCACCAGCGAGGACGAGCAGGCGTTCGTGAGCG GTCTGCTGAGTCGCAGCGCCTGGATTGGCCTCAGCGATCGGAATACTGAAAACGAGTTTGCATGGGAGGACGAGAGTCAGTCTAACTATACAAG CTGGAAGGAAGGGGAGCCTAATAATCACTTAGCGTTCCTGAGCTTTGGCGTGGGCGAGGACTGTGTCGAGTTGAAGAAGGAATACAGCTACCTCTGGAACGATGAGAATTGCTCCGCGAACAGGGC GTTTGTGTGCGAACGACCTGCAGAGTAG